The following are encoded together in the Ovis canadensis isolate MfBH-ARS-UI-01 breed Bighorn chromosome 2, ARS-UI_OviCan_v2, whole genome shotgun sequence genome:
- the SLC16A14 gene encoding monocarboxylate transporter 14 produces the protein MYTSHEDIGYDFEDDPKDKKTLKPHPDIDGGWAWMMVLSSFFVHILIMGSQMALGVLNVEWLEEFHQSRGLTAWVSSLSMGVTLIVGPFIGLFINTCGCRRTAIIGGLLNSLGWVLSAYAVNVYYLFITFGLAAGFGSGMAYLPAVVMVGRYFQKRRALAQGLSTTGTGFGTFLMTVLLKYLCAEYGWRNAMFIQGAVSLNLCVCGALMRPLSPGMDGDDPEGKAPHHVLPAHSTESVRSSGQLGDAEEKRGGPSTEDSSLGDAPAQACQEKAAHRKDMCAFRLLKTVSQLTMRVRRGFRDWYSGYFGTASLFTNRMFVAFIFWALFAYSSFVIPFIHLPEIVNLYNLSEQNDVFPLTSIIAIVHIFGKVVLGVVADLPCISVWNVFLMANFTLVLSIFILPLMHTYAGLAVICALIGFSSGYFSLMPVVTEDLVGIEHLANAYGIIICANGISALLGPPFAGWIYDITQKYDFSFYISGLLYMVGILFLLIQPCIQIIEQSRKKYMDGANV, from the exons ATGTATACAAGTCATGAAGACATTGGGTATGATTTTGAAGATGACCCCAAAGATAAGAAGACACTGAAACCCCACCCAGATATTGATGGCGGCTGGGCCTGGATGATGGTCTTGTCCTCTTTCTTTGTGCACATCCTCATCATGGGCTCCCAGATGGCCCTGGGCGTCCTCAACGTGGAgtggcttgaagaattccatcAGAGCCGCGGCCTGACGGCATGGGTCAGCTCCCTCAGCATGGGCGTCACCTTGATTGTGG GACCTTTCATCGGCTTGTTCATTAACACCTGTGGGTGCCGCCGGACGGCCATCATCGGAGGGCTCCTGAACTCGCTGGGCTGGGTGTTGAGTGCCTACGCCGTGAACGTGTATTATCTCTTTATTACCTTTGGACTGGCAGCTG GCTTCGGCAGCGGGATGGCCTACCTGCCGGCCGTGGTCATGGTGGGCAGGTACTTTCAGAAGAGGCGCGCGCTCGCCCAGGGTCTCAGCACCACCGGGACCGGGTTCGGCACGTTCCTCATGACGGTGCTGCTCAAGTACCTGTGCGCGGAGTACGGCTGGCGGAACGCCATGTTCATCCAGGGCGCCGTGTCCCTGAACCTGTGTGTGTGCGGGGCGCTCATGAGGCCCCTCTCGCCTGGGATGGACGGCGATGATCCGGAAGGGAAGGCGCCGCACCACGTCCTGCCGGCTCACTCCACCGAATCGGTCAGGTCCAGTGGACAACTGGGGGACGCCGAGGAGAAGCGGGGAGGCCCTAGCACCGAGGACAGCTCCCTCGGGGACGCGCCCGCCCAGGCGTGCCAGGAGAAAGCCGCGCACAGAAAGGACATGTGCGCCTTCCGGCTTCTGAAGACGGTGAGCCAGCTGACCATGAGGGTCAGGAGGGGCTTCCGGGACTGGTACTCGGGCTATTTTGGGACAGCCTCGCTCTTTACTAATCGGATGTTTGTCgcctttattttctgggctctgtTTGCCTACAGCAGCTTCGTCATCCCTTTCATTCACCTCCCAGAAATAGTCAACTTGTACAATTTATCAGAGCAAAACGATGTGTTCCCCCTGACTTCAATCATAGCCATAGTTCACATCTTCGGGAAAGTGGTCCTGGGCGTTGTGGCCGACCTACCCTGCATCAGTGTGTGGAATGTTTTCCTGATGGCCAACTTCACCCTGGTCCTCAGTATTTTTATTCTGCCCTTGATGCACACCTACGCCGGCCTGGCAGTCATCTGCGCCCTCATAGGCTTTTCCAGCGGTTATTTCTCCCTGATGCCCGTGGTGACGGAAGACTTGGTGGGGATTGAGCACCTGGCCAATGCCTACGGTATCATCATCTGTGCCAATGGCATCTCCGCGTTGCTGGGACCGCCTTTTGCAG